Proteins encoded within one genomic window of Halodesulfurarchaeum formicicum:
- the purS gene encoding phosphoribosylformylglycinamidine synthase subunit PurS, whose protein sequence is MSAYTATVTVRLKRGVLDPEATTTQRALERLGFELEDLRSADQYQIDLDAANADAAEDRAAEMAERLLANPTIHDYTVEIAER, encoded by the coding sequence ATGAGCGCCTACACCGCCACGGTGACGGTTCGTCTCAAGCGGGGCGTGCTCGACCCGGAGGCGACCACGACCCAGCGCGCCCTCGAACGCCTGGGCTTCGAACTGGAGGACCTCCGCTCGGCCGATCAGTACCAGATCGATCTGGACGCCGCGAACGCCGACGCCGCCGAAGATCGGGCCGCTGAGATGGCCGAACGGCTCCTGGCGAACCCCACGATCCACGATTACACGGTGGAGATCGCCGAGCGATGA